The bacterium genome includes the window GATAAGCACCCTCCCGAAGGCCCTCCAAGCTGAACAGCCTTAAATTCCCTTTCCCCTAAAATCCCTCCACCAATTTCAAAGATAATCTCCCTTAAGGTTGTTCCCATTGCAACCTCAACCAGGCCTGTATGTTTAACCTTTCCAGCCAAAGCAAAGATTTTTGTTCCCTTTGATGTTTTTGTTCCAATTTTTGCATAATTATCCCCTCCATTTTGGATGATATAGGGAATATTGGCAAATGTCTCTACATTGTTTATCAAGGTAGGCTTTCCAAAAAGCCCGGATTTTATAGGGTATGAGGGTCTTGGCCTTGGCATTCCCCTTTTCCCCTCAATGGATGCAATGAGGGCAGTTTCCTCTCCACAGACAAATGCACCAGCACCCTCCCTTACCTTTATTTTAAAAGAAAATCCAGAGCCTAGAATATTTTCACCCAAAAAACCCAATTTTTCTCCCTCTTTAATAGCAATGGTAATGTGTTTAAGGGCTAGGGGGTATTCTGTTCTCACATAGACAAAGCCCTCTTTAGCACCTGTAGCATAGCCTCCTATAATCATCCCTTCCAAGATTAAATGGGGATTTCCCTCCATAAGGGCCCTGTCCATAAATGCACCGGGGTCTCCCTCATCAGCATTGCAGATAATGTATTTTACAGGGGATTTCTCTTTTCTTAAAAACTCCCATTTCATCCCTGTGGGAAAACCACCTCCTCCCCTTCCCCTAAGACCAGATTTCTTTACTTCTTCTATGATTTCATTTTGAGGAATAAAGAGGGCAAGAGATAAGGCAGAATAGCCATTGTATTGGATGTAATGGGAAATGTTGGTTGGGTCTATTTTGCCATTTAAAGAAAGAAGCCTCCTTGTTTGCTTCTTGTAAAATGGAATATCAGATGTTTTTATAATCTTTTCTTTTGTATTTGGGTCTTCGTATAGGAGTTTATCAATTACCTTTCCTTTTATAATTGTCTCTTCAATAATCAAGGAGACATCCTCGCTGGTTATCTTTGAATAGAAGATGTCTTGAGGAAGGATAGTAAGCAAAGGACCTTTTTCACAAAAGCCTGGGCATCCTGTCTTTAATATCTCTATATCAAGATTCCTTTTTTTTACCTCGCTCTCAAAGAGCTCTGAGAGCCTCTTTGCACCCAAAGCAAGGCACCCTGCGCCATTACAAATGGAGATCGTTGTTTTTTGTAGATTGCGAGAGGATACAATTTTCTCCCTATACTCTTTTAGCTCATTGGATGACCCTATCTTCATATTTTATGTATTTGCCTGTTTTTTCTATTGCCCTATAATGGTTTATAATCATCTCTGTTTTATGAAGGTTCATTTTACCATAATATTCATCGTTTATCATTACAACAGGGGCTAAAGCACAGGCACCAACACAGGCTACTGTTTCCAAACCCCATATAAAATCTTCTGACACCTCATCCTCTTTTATGCCGATAAGCCTCTTTATTCGGGTTAAATTTTCCTCTCCTCCCTTTACATGACAAGCTGTTCCCCTACAGACCCTTATGGTATATTTTCCGCGTGGCTTAAGGGAGAAATGGTGATAAAATGTAATAACGCCATATATTTTTGAAAGGGGAGTTTTCATATATTTGGAAACCATAACAATGGTCTCCTCAGAGAGGTAGTTGAATGCCTCTTGCGTCTTTTGAAGAACAGAAATTAACCCCTCATCTTTATATTTCTCTATTATCTCAATAAGCCTTGTTTTATCCTTATCTTCCATTAAATCCTAAATCATTTTATAATATTCCTTAATCCCTTTTACTATCTCCCTTAAAGGAGGGACTTTGAACCATTCCCTTTTTGTAATCTCATTGCATACACTACAATAGATTTGTGAGATTAGCAATTTTAGTTTATCGGGAAGGGGCTCTGGTTTTGCTTTGCATATTTCCTTAAAATGCTCCCTATCTTCTTTCTTTGCTTTTTCTTGTGCCTTATACCACTCTGTTTTTCTGTAATAAAGCCTTGCTATCTCCTTGCTTACGGGAAATCCCTCATAAGTAGCCCGACATTCGTCCAATGTTCCCAAGACATCAACCACCATCAAATGCCTTTTCTCATCAAATCCAAGCTCTATCTTTCCATCCTCATTTAATAAGCCTATCCTTGAAAATTCTTCTGTGATAAGGCCATTAACGATACTTGCTATATTTTTTAATTTTTCCATTTCCCTATTGCTTAATCCAGATATTGAACAAGCCTCATCCCAAGTTATGTACCTATCTGTTCTTTCAAGCTTTGTAGAGGTATCCAATATTGGCTTAGGAAGCCTTTGGTTTGGAATAGGCTCTTTATCCAACCCCAAATCCCTAAGGGTAATCTCTCCTTCTTTTAGCCTTCTAAAAATAGAGCTTCCACTTGGTAGATAATTTCTATAGATTACCTCAATAGGGATCAAAAAACAACCCTTTTCCTTTTGATATATTGAATAATCATAATGGCCATCCTTAAATTCTGGCTTAAAAACCCTTAATAGCTTAACCTCAATTACATTCTCTCTATAAGACTTAAGATAGTGGGTTTTAATGCCCCTATTCTCGCATTTTTCAAAGAAGTATGATGAAAGGATTGCACTTGATGCTCCCTTTTGTGGAATAAGATCTGGCATTTCTCCCCAATCAAAGACAGAATATCTATCTGAAAATACAAACCTTGCCCTTCCGAGTTTAGTGACTGTTGGTTCTTCTAAAACCTCTATGTCTTTTACGCTACCCATTGGAGTCGTTTGTTGCCAGGGATTCCTTTATATTTTTTTGGTAATCTCTTATTTTTTCTTGGATTTCTTTGTCTTTAAGCCCCAGTATTTTAAGAGCGGCAAGGGCTGCATTCTCTGGCTCTAAAACAAGCATAGAAGCAACAGAGGAGGGCATCCTTATGCTTGAGAATATATCAAACCATTCTGGGTTTGGAGGGCAGGCTATAACAGGAAGGTGTGTTTGGAAATCAACCAATCCCGACAAGGCATTGCTTCTTCCAGCAACCGTAATAAAGACAACATTGTCGTTTTCATATTCCTTAATAATTTCAAGGCATTTTAGGGGTGTCTTATGGGCTGATGCAATCCTTAAAGAAGCTTCTATTCCAAATTTTTCTAAAAAAGAGGCTATTCTTTTTGACCAGTTAATCTCAGCCTTTGAACCAATAATAATAACTACCTTAGCCAATTAACGCGACCTTCTTAAAAATGCAGGTATTTCTAAGTCTTCGAGGATAGAATGTTTGATTTCTTCTGGTTTTATCTCTTGCTTTAAGGCAGAAAGTCCACTGCTTTTTCTTCCAAAACCTGTGGCGATTACTGTAATCTTCATCCTTCCAGCAAAGCTTTTGTCAATAACCGCCCCAAATATGCAATTAACATCCTTATCTGCCTTCTCCATTACTAAATTGCAAGCCTCATCTACCTCAGATAAGGAAAGGTCCTCACCACCGGTTATATTTATCAATATTCCGGTTGCTCCATCAATGGATGTTTCCTCAAGCAATGGCGAGTTTATTGCCTCTTTTGAAGCCTTTTTTGCCCGATCCTCTCCCTCTCCAAATCCTATACCCATTAATGCCTTTCCCTTTTGGTTCATAATTGTCTTAACATCAGCAAAATCAACATTAACAAGACCTGGGGTTACTATCATCTCTGTGATTCCTTGAATTCCATGAGAAAGAACCTCGTCTGCCTTCTTGAATGCCTCAGAGATAGAGGTATTTTTTTCACTAACAGAAATAAGCCTTTGATTTGGTATAGTAATCAATGCATCAACCTTTTCAGCAAGCTTTAAAATTCCCTCCTCTGCCTGACGCTGTCTCCTTTGGCCTTCAAAGAGAAAAGGCTTTGTAACCACAGCTACGGTAAGGCTACCAATATCCTTTGCTATTTCAGCAATAATGGGAGCAGCTCCTGTTCCTGTTCCACCACCCATTCCTGCGGTAATAAAAACCATATCCG containing:
- a CDS encoding NuoF family protein; its protein translation is MKIGSSNELKEYREKIVSSRNLQKTTISICNGAGCLALGAKRLSELFESEVKKRNLDIEILKTGCPGFCEKGPLLTILPQDIFYSKITSEDVSLIIEETIIKGKVIDKLLYEDPNTKEKIIKTSDIPFYKKQTRRLLSLNGKIDPTNISHYIQYNGYSALSLALFIPQNEIIEEVKKSGLRGRGGGGFPTGMKWEFLRKEKSPVKYIICNADEGDPGAFMDRALMEGNPHLILEGMIIGGYATGAKEGFVYVRTEYPLALKHITIAIKEGEKLGFLGENILGSGFSFKIKVREGAGAFVCGEETALIASIEGKRGMPRPRPSYPIKSGLFGKPTLINNVETFANIPYIIQNGGDNYAKIGTKTSKGTKIFALAGKVKHTGLVEVAMGTTLREIIFEIGGGILGEREFKAVQLGGPSGGCLSSKDLDIGVDYESLISKGAIMGSGGMIVMDETNCMVELARFFMEFVQNESCGKCVPCRIGTKKMLDILTRLTKGKGKQEDILELKRLAKLIKESSLCGLGQTAPNPVLSTIENFPEDYRVHIEEKFCPLCKSKGVFPVRHWSFSKPEEPKKE
- a CDS encoding NAD(P)H-dependent oxidoreductase subunit E: MEDKDKTRLIEIIEKYKDEGLISVLQKTQEAFNYLSEETIVMVSKYMKTPLSKIYGVITFYHHFSLKPRGKYTIRVCRGTACHVKGGEENLTRIKRLIGIKEDEVSEDFIWGLETVACVGACALAPVVMINDEYYGKMNLHKTEMIINHYRAIEKTGKYIKYEDRVIQ
- a CDS encoding phosphoribosylaminoimidazolesuccinocarboxamide synthase, with protein sequence MGSVKDIEVLEEPTVTKLGRARFVFSDRYSVFDWGEMPDLIPQKGASSAILSSYFFEKCENRGIKTHYLKSYRENVIEVKLLRVFKPEFKDGHYDYSIYQKEKGCFLIPIEVIYRNYLPSGSSIFRRLKEGEITLRDLGLDKEPIPNQRLPKPILDTSTKLERTDRYITWDEACSISGLSNREMEKLKNIASIVNGLITEEFSRIGLLNEDGKIELGFDEKRHLMVVDVLGTLDECRATYEGFPVSKEIARLYYRKTEWYKAQEKAKKEDREHFKEICKAKPEPLPDKLKLLISQIYCSVCNEITKREWFKVPPLREIVKGIKEYYKMI
- a CDS encoding AIR carboxylase family protein, with protein sequence MAKVVIIIGSKAEINWSKRIASFLEKFGIEASLRIASAHKTPLKCLEIIKEYENDNVVFITVAGRSNALSGLVDFQTHLPVIACPPNPEWFDIFSSIRMPSSVASMLVLEPENAALAALKILGLKDKEIQEKIRDYQKNIKESLATNDSNG
- the ftsZ gene encoding cell division protein FtsZ, yielding MFILEEEKQEEQKEFRTLIKVIGVGGGGSNAVSRMFNSSNRGCLEFIVTNTDLQVLNTSPVSHKIQIGAKLTKGLGAGSLPEIGERAAQEDKEAIRDALYGADMVFITAGMGGGTGTGAAPIIAEIAKDIGSLTVAVVTKPFLFEGQRRQRQAEEGILKLAEKVDALITIPNQRLISVSEKNTSISEAFKKADEVLSHGIQGITEMIVTPGLVNVDFADVKTIMNQKGKALMGIGFGEGEDRAKKASKEAINSPLLEETSIDGATGILINITGGEDLSLSEVDEACNLVMEKADKDVNCIFGAVIDKSFAGRMKITVIATGFGRKSSGLSALKQEIKPEEIKHSILEDLEIPAFLRRSR